A single region of the Pontibacter kalidii genome encodes:
- a CDS encoding serine hydrolase domain-containing protein, with the protein MPTLPQALDHLLNRHFTSQTPGAVVLVAKENEVVYLRGAGLANLETGAAITPDTTFRMASVSKQFTAMSVHLLALQQKLQLNDPLALFFPELAHFKAIQLLHLLNHTSGLPDFEEHIPEDQTAQLSDEDVLRKTAAQPALLFSPGTQYRYSNTAYVLLGLLVERVSGRSYADFLKENIFGPLQMSHSILYRADAAIPNRALGYSRDAAGGFILSDQNICTATRGDGCLYTSAQDFLKWQRALQHNSLFNINNTLNTHSSSIDTAKGWHYSMGWFVSAIVNGSHELCHSGDTSGFTNLVIRLPQYDTVVASFSNIANNHTFLSDLLQELKQFQEFSPKSALVHHLQELTR; encoded by the coding sequence ATGCCCACCCTACCCCAAGCGCTCGATCACCTGCTCAACCGCCACTTCACGTCCCAGACACCCGGTGCGGTAGTGCTGGTAGCCAAAGAAAACGAGGTGGTATACCTGCGCGGTGCCGGTTTGGCGAACCTGGAAACAGGCGCTGCCATCACCCCGGACACGACTTTCCGGATGGCCTCTGTCTCAAAGCAGTTTACCGCCATGAGCGTGCACCTGCTGGCGTTGCAGCAGAAGCTTCAACTTAATGATCCGCTCGCTTTATTCTTCCCGGAGCTGGCGCATTTCAAAGCCATACAACTACTGCACCTGCTCAACCATACATCCGGCCTGCCGGACTTTGAAGAGCATATTCCGGAAGATCAGACGGCCCAGCTCTCAGATGAGGACGTGCTGCGCAAAACAGCTGCACAGCCAGCGCTCCTCTTCTCCCCCGGCACCCAATACCGCTACAGCAACACGGCCTATGTGCTGCTGGGGCTGCTGGTTGAGCGGGTGTCAGGCAGGAGCTACGCTGACTTTCTAAAGGAAAATATCTTCGGACCGCTGCAGATGAGCCACTCCATACTTTATAGGGCTGATGCCGCCATACCCAACCGGGCTTTGGGCTACAGCAGGGATGCGGCAGGCGGTTTTATACTTTCCGACCAGAACATCTGCACTGCCACGCGCGGCGACGGCTGCCTTTATACTTCGGCGCAGGATTTCCTGAAGTGGCAGCGAGCTTTGCAGCACAATTCTCTATTTAACATAAACAACACACTAAACACTCATTCGTCAAGTATAGACACAGCCAAAGGCTGGCATTATAGTATGGGCTGGTTTGTGTCGGCTATTGTTAACGGCAGCCACGAGCTTTGCCACAGCGGCGATACCTCCGGCTTCACCAACCTGGTTATCCGGCTGCCGCAGTACGATACTGTTGTTGCCTCCTTTTCCAACATCGCCAACAACCATACTTTCCTGAGCGATCTGCTGCAGGAGCTGAAGCAGTTTCAGGAGTTCAGTCCAAAGTCAGCACTCGTACACCATCTGCAGGAGCTGACACGGTAA
- a CDS encoding DUF819 family protein produces MTETSALLITNEAVVLGILLVILAAVFHTSSSTNRFWMKFYKVIPSLLLCYFLPALLNTFNIISGDSSQLYFVASRFFLPASLILLTISIDFKSLRMLGSKAVIMFFAGTLGIILGGPLALFLVGSVFPDVLYTGDDEVWKGLSTIAGSWIGGGANQAAMLEVFGASKEAFGQMIAVDVLVANVWMGFLLYWSQKPEKIDKLLGADSRPIRELEERLEGLQAGKHMMPTITSTMVILGVAFGFTGLSHFLADIIAPYFAENFPELETYSITSGFFWLVIVATTAGLALSFTKARNLEGYGASRFGSIFLYFLVATIGMSMDLGAVLDNPKLFLVGAFWITFHILIMLVVARLIRAPFFYVAVGSQANIGGAASAPIVAAAFNRYLAPVGVLLAVLGYAVGTYGAYISGLILQYIWNLLA; encoded by the coding sequence ATGACCGAAACTAGCGCACTGCTGATCACCAACGAGGCCGTGGTGCTGGGCATTCTGCTCGTCATCCTGGCCGCTGTTTTCCATACCTCCTCCAGCACCAACCGGTTTTGGATGAAGTTTTACAAAGTGATTCCCTCACTGCTGCTGTGCTATTTCCTGCCGGCGCTGCTCAATACGTTCAACATCATCTCCGGCGACAGCTCGCAGTTATACTTTGTGGCATCGCGATTCTTCCTGCCCGCCTCGCTGATCCTGCTCACCATCAGCATTGACTTTAAGTCGCTGCGCATGCTGGGCAGCAAGGCCGTGATCATGTTCTTTGCCGGAACGCTGGGGATTATACTTGGCGGGCCGCTGGCCTTGTTCCTGGTAGGCTCCGTCTTCCCGGATGTGCTCTATACCGGCGACGATGAAGTATGGAAAGGCCTGTCTACGATAGCGGGCAGCTGGATTGGCGGCGGGGCGAACCAGGCGGCCATGCTGGAGGTATTCGGGGCGAGCAAGGAAGCCTTCGGACAAATGATCGCAGTGGACGTGCTGGTGGCGAACGTGTGGATGGGCTTCCTGCTGTACTGGTCGCAGAAGCCGGAGAAAATCGATAAGCTGCTCGGCGCCGACAGCCGCCCAATCAGGGAGCTGGAGGAGCGGCTGGAGGGGCTGCAGGCGGGCAAACACATGATGCCTACCATTACCTCTACAATGGTGATCCTTGGCGTGGCGTTCGGGTTTACCGGCCTTTCGCACTTCCTGGCCGATATCATTGCGCCCTACTTTGCCGAGAACTTCCCGGAACTGGAGACGTACTCCATCACCAGCGGCTTTTTCTGGCTCGTAATTGTTGCCACCACGGCAGGTTTGGCGCTCTCGTTCACCAAGGCCCGCAACCTGGAAGGCTACGGCGCCTCCCGCTTCGGTTCCATTTTCCTTTACTTCCTGGTGGCCACCATCGGCATGAGCATGGACCTGGGCGCTGTGCTGGACAACCCGAAACTGTTCCTGGTGGGCGCCTTCTGGATTACTTTTCACATCCTCATTATGCTGGTGGTGGCGCGTCTAATACGGGCACCGTTCTTTTATGTGGCGGTGGGCAGCCAGGCAAATATTGGCGGTGCGGCCTCGGCACCTATCGTGGCAGCGGCCTTTAACCGCTATCTGGCCCCGGTGGGCGTGCTGCTGGCCGTGTTGGGCTACGCAGTGGGTACATACGGCGCCTACATCTCCGGGCTGATCCTGCAGTACATCTGGAACCTGCTGGCGTAG
- a CDS encoding DUF4129 domain-containing protein: MRESFKYLHSFILILCLLLGSGPIAHAQLQDSIPAARQPVMVRPLDAEQLEAMRASEDFQYYEEVNTGATFWERLKHRLQRWLQDVFYEGQASGFWEVLLYLALAAAIVFIIIKMQNVETGGLFGRKAVSMSMPYEVLEENIHEMDMKALIAEATAQRDYRKAVRLHYLQSLKLLTDRTLIEWKAGKTNRSYISEIKPGPIRQEFEQLTGMFEYVWYGGAALGDEVYTSAQAEFNQFDNLVKQHA, from the coding sequence ATGAGGGAGAGTTTTAAGTACCTTCACTCCTTTATACTTATACTTTGCCTGCTGCTCGGTTCTGGCCCCATCGCGCATGCCCAGTTGCAGGATAGTATTCCGGCCGCGCGCCAGCCGGTGATGGTCCGTCCGCTGGACGCGGAACAGCTGGAGGCCATGCGCGCTTCCGAGGATTTCCAGTATTACGAGGAGGTAAACACGGGCGCCACCTTCTGGGAGCGGCTCAAGCACCGCCTGCAGCGGTGGCTGCAGGATGTCTTCTACGAGGGACAGGCGAGCGGCTTCTGGGAAGTGCTGCTTTACCTGGCCCTAGCGGCGGCGATCGTTTTCATCATTATTAAAATGCAAAACGTGGAAACGGGCGGCCTGTTTGGCAGAAAGGCTGTAAGTATGAGCATGCCGTATGAGGTGCTCGAGGAAAATATCCATGAGATGGACATGAAAGCCCTGATAGCCGAGGCCACCGCGCAGCGCGACTACCGCAAGGCCGTGCGGCTCCACTACCTGCAAAGCCTGAAGCTCCTAACTGACAGGACCTTGATCGAGTGGAAAGCAGGCAAAACTAACCGCAGCTACATCTCCGAAATTAAACCGGGACCCATACGCCAGGAGTTTGAGCAGCTTACGGGCATGTTCGAGTACGTGTGGTATGGCGGTGCCGCCCTTGGCGATGAAGTATATACTTCCGCACAGGCGGAGTTTAACCAGTTCGATAACCTTGTAAAGCAGCACGCATGA
- a CDS encoding Na+/H+ antiporter NhaC family protein: MQHIQKTGGWALVPFLVFVLTFLGAGIFLNDFYALPAPVAVVLGIISAFFLLRGSTEAKVAALIRGCGDSKIITMCLIYLLAGAFATVTKAVGGVDATVNLGLSVLPVQYLGLGVFLLAAFLSTATGTSVGAIVALAPIAVGLAEQSQTSMPLLLGALLGGAMFGDNLSFISDTTIAATQTQGCSMRDKFRVNILIAGPAALVTVVLLLLTGWNTAGAVEAQLPELQAANFWQIVPYLLVIALAVSGINVFVVLILGTLASGAVGLWQGQLEVLAFGKSVYEGFTGMTEIFLLSMLTGGLARMVSEAGGIAFLLKKVSKAASGFRSAQVGILSLVGGTNTAIANNTVSIVVTGQVVKEISQEYSIDKRKTAALLDIASCVVQGLLPYGAQILMLVSFSNGQLNFLDLWSSAWYLYLLLLFSLLAIYTPFVDKYLQKQPAAEQAVAV; this comes from the coding sequence ATGCAACATATTCAAAAAACTGGCGGTTGGGCCCTGGTGCCTTTCCTGGTGTTTGTGCTCACCTTTCTAGGCGCAGGCATTTTCTTAAACGATTTTTATGCCCTGCCTGCACCGGTGGCGGTGGTATTGGGCATCATCTCCGCCTTCTTTCTACTTCGGGGCTCCACAGAGGCCAAGGTAGCAGCGCTTATCAGGGGCTGCGGCGATTCCAAGATCATCACCATGTGCCTGATCTACCTGCTTGCCGGGGCTTTTGCCACGGTAACAAAGGCTGTGGGCGGTGTGGATGCTACCGTAAACCTGGGACTGAGCGTGCTGCCGGTACAGTACCTGGGCCTTGGCGTATTTCTGCTGGCGGCCTTCCTGTCAACGGCCACGGGAACATCGGTGGGGGCTATTGTGGCTCTAGCGCCTATCGCGGTGGGGCTCGCCGAGCAAAGTCAAACGTCTATGCCCTTGCTGCTGGGCGCGCTGTTGGGAGGCGCCATGTTTGGCGATAACCTCTCCTTTATTTCCGATACCACTATTGCCGCCACGCAAACACAGGGTTGCAGCATGCGCGACAAGTTTAGGGTAAACATCCTGATCGCTGGCCCTGCTGCCCTGGTTACGGTGGTGCTGTTGCTCCTCACAGGCTGGAACACGGCAGGAGCGGTGGAGGCGCAGCTCCCGGAACTGCAGGCGGCTAATTTCTGGCAGATCGTGCCTTACCTGTTGGTCATCGCCTTGGCTGTATCAGGCATAAATGTGTTTGTGGTCCTCATTCTGGGTACTTTGGCTTCCGGAGCTGTAGGGCTGTGGCAGGGCCAACTGGAGGTGCTGGCTTTTGGCAAAAGCGTCTACGAGGGCTTCACGGGTATGACCGAGATCTTCCTGCTCTCCATGCTCACGGGCGGGCTGGCCCGGATGGTCAGCGAGGCGGGCGGCATTGCCTTCCTGCTGAAAAAAGTTAGCAAGGCCGCCAGCGGGTTTCGCTCGGCACAGGTCGGCATCCTGTCGCTGGTAGGGGGCACGAACACGGCCATTGCCAATAACACGGTTTCTATCGTCGTGACGGGGCAGGTGGTGAAGGAGATCAGCCAGGAGTATAGTATAGATAAACGCAAAACCGCCGCGCTGCTCGATATTGCCTCCTGTGTGGTGCAGGGGCTGCTGCCTTATGGTGCCCAGATCCTGATGCTGGTCAGCTTTTCGAACGGGCAGCTGAACTTCCTGGACCTCTGGTCCTCGGCCTGGTACCTGTACTTGTTGCTGCTGTTCAGCCTGCTGGCCATCTATACGCCTTTCGTAGATAAGTACCTGCAAAAGCAGCCTGCGGCAGAGCAGGCTGTGGCGGTGTAA
- a CDS encoding DUF58 domain-containing protein: MQFIRSLYFTNRLYQSLAALACLFVLAFFVPVLLVLAKVALAVLVLLTLLDLLLLYSNRAGVYASRSMQEKLSNGSDNDVYLYLENKYNFTLHSEVIDELPFQFQKRDSLFRAVVPHGRTHIIHYILRPTKRGSYSFGAINVFAMSVLQLVKRRYKFAQNQEVPVYPSFIEMQQYELLAVSNRLHEMGLKKIRRIGQSTEFEQIRNYVAGDDQRTINWKASARRAELMVNSFQDEKSQQVYSLIDKGRAMQMPFEGLTLLDYAINASLVISSISMKKQDKAGVITFSNKISNILPAQRKSDQLRRILELLYNQKTLFQETDFERLYATVRHTIKQRSLLLLFTNFETLNGAQRQLPYLRALAKNHLLVVIFFENTELHSLLHQPATSTEEVYTKAIAQKFSHDKRQIVKELQLHGIHAILTPPKDLTANTINKYLELKARGLI; encoded by the coding sequence GTGCAATTTATCCGTAGTTTATACTTTACCAACCGCCTCTATCAGAGCCTGGCTGCCCTGGCGTGCCTGTTCGTGCTGGCCTTCTTTGTGCCGGTGCTGCTGGTGCTTGCCAAGGTGGCCCTGGCGGTGCTGGTGCTGCTCACGCTGCTGGACCTGCTCCTGCTCTACAGCAACCGGGCCGGCGTATACGCCAGCCGCAGCATGCAGGAGAAGCTCTCCAATGGCAGCGACAACGATGTTTACTTATACCTGGAGAACAAGTATAACTTTACCCTGCATTCCGAGGTGATCGATGAGCTGCCGTTCCAGTTTCAGAAGCGCGACAGCTTGTTCAGAGCGGTCGTACCGCACGGGCGCACCCACATCATCCACTATATATTGCGGCCCACCAAGCGCGGCAGCTACAGCTTTGGCGCCATCAACGTGTTTGCCATGAGTGTGCTGCAACTGGTAAAGCGCCGCTACAAATTTGCCCAAAATCAGGAGGTGCCGGTATACCCGTCGTTTATCGAGATGCAGCAGTATGAGCTGCTGGCAGTGTCTAACAGGCTGCACGAAATGGGCCTCAAGAAGATCCGTCGTATTGGGCAGAGCACCGAGTTCGAGCAAATCAGGAATTACGTTGCCGGCGATGACCAGCGCACCATCAACTGGAAAGCCTCGGCCCGCAGAGCAGAGCTGATGGTCAACAGTTTCCAGGACGAGAAGTCGCAGCAGGTGTACAGCCTCATCGACAAGGGCCGCGCGATGCAGATGCCATTCGAGGGACTAACCTTGCTGGATTATGCCATCAACGCCTCCCTGGTCATCTCCAGCATCTCCATGAAAAAGCAGGACAAAGCAGGAGTCATCACCTTCTCAAACAAGATAAGCAACATCTTGCCCGCACAGCGCAAGTCGGATCAGCTGCGCCGTATCCTGGAGCTGCTCTACAACCAGAAAACGCTGTTCCAGGAAACCGACTTCGAGCGGCTTTACGCCACTGTGCGCCATACGATAAAACAACGCAGCCTGCTTCTGCTCTTCACCAACTTCGAGACGCTGAACGGCGCGCAGCGCCAGCTGCCCTACCTGCGGGCGCTGGCTAAGAATCACCTGCTGGTGGTGATCTTCTTCGAGAACACGGAGCTGCACAGCCTGCTGCACCAACCCGCCACCAGCACCGAGGAAGTATACACCAAAGCCATCGCCCAAAAGTTCAGCCACGACAAAAGGCAGATCGTGAAGGAGCTGCAACTGCATGGTATTCACGCCATCCTCACCCCGCCAAAAGACCTGACGGCGAACACGATTAACAAATACCTGGAGCTGAAGGCCCGCGGTTTGATATAA
- a CDS encoding C40 family peptidase, translating to MMKKNYLILALGLLMACTSGKETATTADATMAPHIEEVRTQYAPDKRVALFKVEQRDNVLAGETNMPEAKQELLEKLKAEQITFVDSIQVLPDAALEGKEFGVITISVANLRSEPKHPAELATQATMGTPVNVLKHQRGWYLVQTPDKYLAWVDEKGVSLMDKATFDAWQKSPKLLYTKPYGFAYESASADAGTVSDLVYGDVLALQQKQGDFYAVTFPDGRKGFVPAAESVKYDEWLASRKPSGENLVSTSKQLLGLPYLWGGTSFKGVDCSGFTKTVFFMNGLVLPRDASQQVHIGKLVDTSNGWDQLQPGDLLFFGVPAKDGKSERVVHVGMWIGGDQEFIHSAGRVRISSMNPKAANFDEPELKRFLRAKRITPDDVVVDLRKTALYQ from the coding sequence ATGATGAAAAAGAACTATCTCATACTTGCCCTTGGCCTTCTGATGGCCTGTACCTCCGGAAAGGAAACTGCCACCACTGCGGATGCCACCATGGCGCCGCACATCGAGGAGGTGCGCACGCAGTATGCCCCCGATAAGCGGGTGGCGCTCTTTAAGGTGGAGCAACGCGACAACGTGCTGGCCGGCGAAACCAACATGCCGGAGGCGAAGCAGGAGCTGTTAGAGAAGCTGAAAGCCGAGCAAATTACCTTTGTGGACAGTATACAGGTGCTGCCCGATGCTGCGCTGGAAGGCAAGGAGTTTGGCGTGATCACCATTTCGGTGGCCAACCTCCGCTCTGAGCCAAAGCACCCAGCTGAGCTGGCCACGCAGGCTACCATGGGTACGCCGGTAAACGTACTGAAGCACCAGCGCGGCTGGTACCTGGTACAAACGCCGGATAAATACCTGGCCTGGGTAGATGAAAAAGGCGTCAGCCTGATGGACAAAGCCACGTTTGATGCCTGGCAGAAAAGCCCGAAGTTACTCTATACCAAACCCTATGGTTTCGCCTACGAGTCGGCCAGCGCTGACGCAGGAACTGTTTCTGACTTAGTATATGGCGATGTGCTAGCGCTGCAGCAGAAGCAGGGCGATTTCTACGCGGTAACCTTCCCCGACGGCAGAAAAGGTTTTGTACCTGCGGCGGAGTCGGTGAAGTATGATGAGTGGCTGGCCAGCCGCAAGCCAAGCGGCGAGAACCTGGTGAGCACCAGCAAGCAGCTACTGGGCCTGCCTTACCTGTGGGGCGGTACCTCATTTAAGGGGGTTGACTGCAGCGGCTTTACCAAAACCGTATTCTTTATGAACGGCCTGGTGCTGCCACGTGATGCCTCACAGCAGGTGCACATAGGCAAGTTGGTGGATACGTCTAACGGTTGGGACCAGCTACAGCCCGGCGATCTGCTGTTCTTCGGTGTGCCTGCCAAGGATGGTAAATCAGAGCGCGTGGTGCACGTGGGCATGTGGATCGGCGGAGATCAGGAGTTCATACACTCAGCTGGCCGTGTGCGCATCAGCAGCATGAATCCTAAGGCAGCGAATTTTGATGAGCCGGAGCTGAAGCGCTTCCTCCGCGCCAAGCGCATTACCCCGGATGATGTGGTAGTAGACCTGCGCAAAACAGCTTTGTATCAGTAA
- a CDS encoding DUF4350 domain-containing protein: MAIILLLFGSLVLLEYFRPKAVDWSQTFSREDKIPYGTYALYELLPGLFPGQRVEQVREPIYNQLQDSTLSGSYVFIQKFFAADSLDTNLLLDFVHRGNQVFIAADEYSQALEDTLYFDTVYLNTTSPDSTGFYFTSQPEQQVYTFPPNNNSRYIRVKKQVGHEALGRNKAGMLNFMKVPFGEGHFYISSVPLAFTNYQLLTLQQPDYAATALSHLPVQPVLWDEYQNQGREEDQSVLRVLMRHEPLTWAYYVALAGMVLFLLFKSKRTQRIIPVLEPPRNTTLDFVKTIGSLYFNHGDHKNIAEKKITYFLEYLRRHFHLTTHTLDEELRERVVAKSGADAALVSDIFGLIRSIAQSKAISAQTLLLLNSHLEDFYKQTSPGAKYKV, encoded by the coding sequence ATGGCGATAATTTTGCTGCTCTTCGGGTCCCTGGTGCTGCTGGAGTATTTCCGGCCAAAGGCGGTGGACTGGTCGCAGACCTTTTCCAGGGAAGATAAGATCCCCTACGGCACCTACGCACTTTATGAGTTGCTGCCGGGCCTCTTCCCCGGCCAGCGGGTAGAGCAGGTGCGCGAGCCGATTTACAACCAACTGCAGGACTCCACCCTCAGCGGCAGCTATGTGTTCATCCAGAAATTCTTTGCCGCCGACAGCCTGGATACTAACCTGCTGCTCGATTTCGTGCACCGGGGAAACCAGGTATTTATAGCAGCTGATGAGTATAGCCAGGCCCTGGAGGACACGTTATACTTTGATACTGTTTACCTGAACACCACCTCCCCCGACTCCACGGGCTTTTATTTTACCAGCCAGCCGGAGCAGCAGGTGTATACGTTTCCGCCCAACAATAACAGCCGCTACATTCGGGTAAAAAAGCAGGTGGGGCACGAGGCGCTGGGGCGAAACAAGGCGGGGATGCTTAACTTTATGAAGGTGCCCTTCGGCGAGGGGCATTTCTATATCAGCTCGGTACCGCTGGCTTTCACCAATTACCAGCTCCTGACCCTGCAGCAGCCCGACTATGCCGCCACCGCCCTCTCCCATCTGCCCGTGCAACCGGTGCTATGGGACGAATACCAGAACCAGGGCCGGGAGGAGGACCAGTCGGTGCTACGGGTGCTGATGCGGCACGAGCCGCTGACCTGGGCCTATTACGTGGCGCTAGCGGGCATGGTGCTGTTCCTGCTGTTTAAGAGCAAGCGCACACAACGCATTATCCCGGTGCTGGAGCCGCCGCGCAACACCACCCTGGATTTCGTAAAAACGATCGGCAGTTTATACTTTAACCACGGCGACCACAAAAACATCGCCGAGAAAAAGATAACCTATTTCCTGGAGTACCTGCGCCGGCACTTCCACCTCACCACCCATACACTGGACGAGGAGCTGCGCGAGCGGGTAGTGGCAAAGTCAGGCGCCGACGCTGCGTTGGTGAGCGATATTTTCGGGCTCATTCGCTCCATCGCTCAAAGCAAGGCCATCAGTGCGCAAACGCTGCTGCTGCTCAACTCCCATTTAGAAGATTTCTACAAACAAACCTCCCCGGGGGCAAAGTATAAAGTATAG
- a CDS encoding AAA family ATPase, whose amino-acid sequence MQEDILITTQENKTDYSALRGATESIKQELRQIIVGQEKLIELLLVALLADGHVLIEGVPGIAKTLTAKLLARTVQVDFSRIQFTPDLMPSDVLGTSVFHPGSATFEYKQGPIFANIVLIDEINRAPAKTQASLFEVMEEQHITHDGRVYPLEAPFVVLATQNPIEQEGTYRLPEAQLDRFMFKVLVDYPSLEEEVQILELQHKGPQLKKELDQVQPVLSAEQLLALRQAVQAVHLDKKLLEYIAQIVAETRVNKSLYLGASPRASIALLNSSKALAALRGRGFVTPEDVQELAPVVLRHRILLTPEREMEGITPDEVIKLIVQKIDVPR is encoded by the coding sequence ATGCAAGAAGACATACTCATCACCACACAGGAAAACAAGACGGATTACAGCGCCCTGCGCGGCGCCACAGAAAGTATAAAGCAGGAGCTCCGCCAGATCATAGTCGGTCAGGAGAAATTGATCGAGCTGCTGTTGGTAGCCCTGCTTGCCGACGGCCACGTGCTGATAGAGGGGGTGCCGGGCATTGCCAAAACCCTGACGGCAAAGCTGCTGGCCCGCACCGTGCAGGTTGACTTCAGCCGCATCCAGTTCACCCCGGACCTGATGCCCTCGGATGTGCTGGGAACCTCGGTTTTCCACCCCGGCTCGGCCACGTTTGAGTACAAGCAGGGGCCCATCTTCGCCAACATTGTGCTGATAGACGAGATAAACCGTGCACCGGCCAAGACACAGGCCTCGCTGTTCGAGGTGATGGAGGAGCAGCACATCACCCATGACGGCAGAGTTTACCCGCTGGAGGCCCCTTTTGTGGTGTTGGCCACCCAAAACCCGATTGAGCAGGAAGGAACCTACCGCCTGCCCGAGGCGCAACTAGACCGCTTTATGTTTAAGGTGCTGGTGGATTACCCCAGCCTGGAGGAGGAAGTGCAGATACTGGAGCTGCAGCACAAGGGCCCGCAGCTTAAGAAGGAGCTGGACCAGGTACAGCCGGTGCTCTCGGCGGAGCAGTTGCTGGCGCTGCGCCAGGCGGTGCAGGCCGTGCACCTGGACAAAAAACTGCTGGAGTACATCGCCCAGATCGTGGCAGAGACCAGGGTGAACAAGTCTTTATACTTAGGGGCCTCGCCGCGCGCCTCCATTGCCCTGCTCAACAGCTCTAAAGCCCTGGCTGCCCTGCGTGGCCGTGGCTTCGTGACGCCGGAGGATGTGCAGGAACTGGCCCCAGTAGTGCTGCGCCACCGCATCCTGCTCACCCCTGAGCGCGAAATGGAAGGCATCACCCCTGATGAGGTGATTAAACTGATCGTTCAGAAAATTGACGTGCCGCGCTAG
- a CDS encoding N-acetylmuramoyl-L-alanine amidase encodes MKFTSTALFALLLASASLYSCSPNPYASTNRAHKKQLKAYTKQLRTVPAINPKESTLPLGEHWVGTTNFSMRKANYVVIHHTAQNSTEHTLKTFTMPKTQVSAHYVIGRDGKVYHMLNDNLRAWHGGNSRWGNNTDLNSSSIGIELDNNGAEPFAEAQINSLLEVLAMLKEKHNIPAENFIGHSDIAPVRKVDPNETFPWKRLAEHGFGLWYDEGVVEQYLQPAAPITVLDSTGTAPVLVLQPLDSVSTIPPHFNPKEALRIIGYDTRDMPAAIRAFKLHFVQEEVNMELTEKDKIILYNLYQKYL; translated from the coding sequence ATGAAATTCACCTCTACGGCCCTTTTCGCGCTGCTCCTGGCCAGCGCCAGCCTCTACAGTTGCTCCCCCAACCCTTACGCCAGCACCAACCGTGCGCATAAGAAACAGCTGAAAGCCTATACGAAACAGCTGCGCACCGTGCCCGCCATCAACCCAAAGGAGTCGACGCTGCCACTTGGCGAGCACTGGGTAGGTACTACCAACTTCAGCATGCGAAAGGCTAACTATGTCGTGATCCACCACACGGCCCAGAACTCAACGGAGCATACGCTGAAGACCTTTACCATGCCAAAAACGCAGGTTAGCGCACATTACGTGATCGGCCGCGACGGCAAGGTATACCACATGCTCAACGACAACCTGCGCGCCTGGCACGGGGGCAATAGCCGCTGGGGAAATAACACCGATCTTAACTCCTCCTCCATCGGCATTGAGCTGGATAATAATGGAGCCGAGCCTTTTGCCGAAGCACAGATCAACAGCCTGCTGGAAGTTTTGGCGATGCTGAAGGAAAAGCACAACATACCTGCCGAGAACTTCATCGGCCACTCCGATATTGCCCCGGTGCGAAAAGTAGACCCGAACGAGACGTTCCCATGGAAGCGGCTGGCGGAGCACGGTTTCGGCCTGTGGTACGATGAGGGCGTAGTGGAGCAGTACCTGCAGCCGGCCGCCCCGATTACGGTGCTCGACAGCACCGGTACAGCGCCCGTGCTTGTACTGCAGCCCCTGGATTCCGTCTCTACCATTCCGCCGCACTTTAACCCCAAAGAGGCGCTCCGCATCATTGGTTACGACACCCGAGACATGCCCGCCGCCATCCGTGCCTTCAAGCTCCACTTTGTACAGGAGGAGGTGAACATGGAGCTGACGGAGAAAGACAAGATCATACTTTACAACCTGTACCAGAAGTACTTGTAG